In one window of Rathayibacter caricis DSM 15933 DNA:
- the mptB gene encoding polyprenol phosphomannose-dependent alpha 1,6 mannosyltransferase MptB, whose product MAAQVTTGRPGAVEASERTSRVPLRARRLAQHASRVAPLAMGTVASSAILVGSLGVGYLPGDSPIRQWPLIATLRSTASLTEICAIAVLGGGLLLLLAWLRLRSTARSGDPRALRTILVAALSWCAPLLIAVPLFSRDMFSYVAQGRLMVQGIDPYSNGVATLPGWFILGVDPVWADSPTPYGPLYLLAERTVVQLAGWSSPELSVAMLRAVSVAGVVVMAVYALRLARLRGLSVPLTAWTVVANPLTLVLFVVAGHNDSVMLALILASLFYASTDRRVLAVVLMGAAIAVKPVAVIALPVVALLWLRRDASLRERVRAWLWTGLGALGLVVAAGFAVGVGVGWVAAMIVPGTIMHWYAPMSLVSILVSTSVELTGHDPAAAVTLVKLLVLTLAGVVAGWLMLTRRSIDPVARLATALLAFVTASSAIHPWYALWILPVAALARPWRTVHVHLAVYATIFLMCVTLAEPVEGNGGILDQLPGRVATIAAMAVVGLYVLLGYTDAERVEVRGLVRGLPLGGEMLARGSDLLQRATRGRVGSRLDRRYVSARARD is encoded by the coding sequence ATGGCTGCACAGGTGACGACCGGACGACCAGGCGCGGTCGAGGCGTCGGAGCGGACCTCCCGCGTCCCGCTCCGAGCCCGCCGACTCGCGCAGCACGCGTCGCGCGTCGCCCCGCTGGCGATGGGCACGGTCGCCTCCAGCGCGATCCTGGTCGGCTCGCTCGGCGTCGGGTACCTGCCCGGCGACTCGCCGATCCGGCAGTGGCCCCTCATCGCGACCCTGCGCTCGACCGCCTCCCTCACCGAGATCTGCGCCATCGCCGTGCTCGGCGGCGGACTGCTCCTGCTGCTCGCGTGGCTGCGGCTCCGCTCGACGGCGCGGAGCGGGGACCCGCGCGCGCTGCGCACGATCCTCGTCGCGGCGCTCTCGTGGTGCGCGCCCCTGCTGATCGCCGTCCCCCTGTTCAGCCGCGACATGTTCTCGTACGTGGCGCAGGGGCGGCTGATGGTCCAGGGGATCGATCCCTACTCGAACGGCGTCGCGACACTGCCCGGCTGGTTCATCCTCGGCGTCGATCCCGTCTGGGCCGATTCGCCGACCCCTTACGGCCCCCTGTACCTCCTGGCAGAGAGGACCGTGGTCCAGCTGGCCGGCTGGTCCTCCCCCGAGCTCTCGGTCGCCATGCTGCGGGCCGTGTCGGTGGCCGGAGTCGTCGTCATGGCCGTCTACGCGCTGCGGCTGGCCCGGTTGCGCGGCCTCTCCGTCCCGCTGACCGCGTGGACCGTCGTCGCGAATCCGCTCACGCTCGTCCTCTTCGTCGTCGCCGGGCACAACGACTCGGTGATGCTGGCGCTGATCCTCGCGTCGCTGTTCTATGCGAGCACCGACCGTAGAGTGCTCGCCGTCGTGCTGATGGGCGCGGCGATCGCGGTGAAGCCGGTCGCCGTGATCGCCCTGCCGGTGGTCGCGCTGCTCTGGCTGCGGCGCGACGCGAGCCTGCGGGAGCGGGTGCGCGCCTGGCTCTGGACGGGTCTCGGCGCCCTCGGGCTCGTCGTGGCGGCGGGCTTCGCCGTCGGAGTCGGAGTGGGCTGGGTCGCGGCGATGATCGTTCCCGGCACGATCATGCACTGGTACGCGCCGATGTCGCTCGTCTCGATCCTCGTCTCGACCTCCGTCGAGCTGACGGGGCACGACCCCGCCGCGGCCGTCACCCTCGTGAAGCTGCTGGTGCTCACGCTCGCCGGAGTCGTCGCGGGGTGGCTGATGCTGACGCGCCGCTCGATCGATCCGGTGGCGCGGCTCGCGACCGCCCTGCTGGCGTTCGTGACCGCGTCCTCGGCGATCCACCCGTGGTACGCCCTCTGGATCCTGCCCGTCGCCGCGCTCGCGCGCCCGTGGAGGACGGTCCACGTGCACCTCGCGGTATACGCGACGATCTTCCTGATGTGCGTGACCCTCGCCGAGCCCGTCGAGGGCAACGGCGGGATCCTCGACCAGCTGCCCGGCAGGGTGGCCACGATCGCGGCCATGGCCGTCGTGGGCCTCTACGTGCTGCTCGGCTACACCGACGCCGAGCGCGTCGAGGTGCGCGGGCTCGTGCGCGGTCTGCCGCTGGGCGGCGAGATGCTCGCGCGCGGCTCCGATCTGCTGCAGCGGGCGACGAGGGGCCGCGTCGGCTCGCGGCTCGACCGGCGGTACGTGAGCGCTCGGGCGCGCGACTGA
- a CDS encoding glyoxalase superfamily protein, with amino-acid sequence METRRRAREESTPGGASRLEAVRMEAAVPILRIFSVAKAGEFYVDYLGFTVDWEHRAGRDAPLYLQVSRSGLRLHLSEHHRDGSPGAALHVSLRGVRELHAELDAKAYPYLNPRITRTPFGFSLEVIDPFGNQLRFAEAVPEPTSA; translated from the coding sequence GTGGAGACGAGACGACGCGCACGGGAAGAGTCGACGCCGGGCGGGGCCTCGCGGCTCGAAGCGGTGCGGATGGAGGCGGCGGTCCCGATCCTGCGCATCTTCTCGGTCGCAAAGGCGGGCGAGTTCTACGTCGACTACCTCGGCTTCACCGTCGACTGGGAGCACCGCGCGGGCCGCGACGCTCCCCTCTACCTCCAGGTGTCGCGCTCGGGCCTGCGCCTGCACCTCAGCGAGCACCATCGCGACGGCAGCCCCGGAGCGGCCCTGCACGTGTCGCTGCGCGGGGTGCGCGAGCTGCACGCCGAGCTCGACGCCAAGGCCTACCCGTACCTGAACCCGCGCATCACCCGGACGCCCTTCGGCTTCTCCCTCGAGGTGATCGACCCGTTCGGGAACCAGCTCCGCTTCGCCGAAGCCGTGCCGGAGCCGACTAGCGCCTGA